From a region of the Mytilus galloprovincialis chromosome 3, xbMytGall1.hap1.1, whole genome shotgun sequence genome:
- the LOC143068221 gene encoding uncharacterized protein LOC143068221, which translates to MVVAKRWKEASAYIIISLFCLAISVVLFLVGFSSAVWVKKTYEDKGVRMYGLWKYTRYYPWVESTEEYRLSGMLLSSDETPLSATTTDWYRATQAMECLGLISLVLALLILLLYFCVPSCKVRKALYGMIFFTFLAVMFIVIGIAIFGSKFDEKGFDVGWSMGLAIAAALLAFISGILQILEMT; encoded by the exons ATGGTGGTTGCAAAGAGATGGAAAGAAGCTTCAGCTTATATAATTATTTCCTTGTTTTGTTTGGCTATATCTGTTGTGCTTTTTCTGGTTGGGTTTTCATCAGCAGTATGGGTTAAAAAGACATACGAAGATAAAGGAGTAAGAATGTATGGACTTTGGAAATATACAAGATATTATCCATGGGTTGAATCCACTGAGGAATATAGACTTAGTGGAATGCTTCTAAGCAGTGACGAAACACCTTTGTCGGCAACAACTACAG acTGGTATAGGGCAACACAAGCAATGGAATGTCTTGGTTTAATAAGTCTTGTTTTGGCTTTACTGATCCTGTTATTGTACTTCTGTGTACCATCATGTAAAGTACGGAAGGCACTCTATGGAATGATTTTCTTCACATTTCTAGCAG TAATGTTTATTGTGATTGGAATTGCCATTTTCGGCTCGAAGTTCGACGAGAAAGGATTTGACGTCGGATGGTCCATGGGATTAGCAATTGCTGCAGCATTGTTAGCTTTTATCTCAgggattttacaaattttggagATGAcataa